One genomic segment of Chitinophaga parva includes these proteins:
- a CDS encoding FecR domain-containing protein, producing MMINDELITRFFHNQCTPEEASAVAAHLEEHPEVLETYVPEAEFLQMEAGDLPQTVSRLWLRNIHGQINRRRTPLIRRIAVAAIMAGIVVGGIYLLRTPQGPATQGTVARTTITAHNTRVVTNNTNHSLTLQLPDGSVAVLEPAAILRYEQLFADGRLVDLSGEADFTVIADKTRPFRVASGVIHTTVLGTFFHVKANPDEELITVKLHSGKVLVQAILDEKKLMDDAILTPGKALTFNTRTRQATLFNFERSGREAMVKAGSSGTPTTKPDWYQFNKQPMSQVLDQLSNYYGISIYYYPSDIADIYIDGKFDNTDSLAEILTDLTLPNNLKLTRKDDGFVIKRN from the coding sequence ATGATGATCAATGATGAATTAATAACGCGGTTCTTCCACAACCAGTGCACACCGGAAGAAGCCAGTGCGGTAGCAGCCCACCTGGAGGAACACCCTGAGGTGCTGGAAACTTACGTGCCGGAAGCGGAGTTCCTGCAAATGGAAGCGGGCGACCTGCCGCAAACCGTGTCCCGCCTGTGGCTGCGTAATATTCATGGTCAGATCAACCGGCGCCGCACTCCCCTCATACGGCGTATAGCCGTAGCTGCGATCATGGCGGGCATAGTGGTGGGAGGCATTTACCTGCTGCGTACCCCGCAGGGCCCGGCCACACAGGGCACCGTGGCCCGCACCACCATTACAGCGCATAACACCCGCGTGGTGACCAATAATACCAACCACTCCCTGACCCTTCAACTGCCGGATGGATCGGTAGCAGTGCTGGAACCGGCGGCCATTCTCCGTTATGAACAACTGTTTGCAGACGGCCGCCTGGTGGACCTTTCCGGGGAAGCTGATTTCACCGTGATTGCCGACAAGACCCGGCCTTTCCGCGTAGCCAGTGGCGTGATCCATACCACCGTACTGGGAACCTTCTTTCATGTAAAAGCCAACCCGGATGAAGAGCTGATCACCGTAAAACTCCACAGCGGCAAAGTGCTGGTGCAGGCCATCCTGGATGAAAAGAAGCTGATGGATGACGCCATCCTCACGCCTGGAAAAGCATTGACCTTTAACACCCGTACGCGGCAGGCCACCCTGTTCAATTTTGAGCGCAGCGGCCGCGAGGCCATGGTAAAAGCCGGCAGCAGTGGCACCCCGACCACCAAACCAGACTGGTACCAGTTCAATAAGCAACCAATGTCGCAGGTATTAGACCAACTCAGTAATTATTATGGAATAAGCATTTACTATTATCCATCAGACATTGCCGACATCTATATCGATGGGAAATTTGACAACACCGATTCCTTAGCCGAGATCTTGACAGACCTTACCCTGCCAAACAATTTGAAGCTGACACGCAAAGACGATGGATTTGTGATCAAACGAAATTAG
- a CDS encoding SusC/RagA family TonB-linked outer membrane protein codes for MKVIFRLTFVMLWGLIPLLSTAQQARPQVSGTVRDDLGEVLPNASVVALNEKTKYSAGVRTDTNGVFRFSGLPEEGHYTFSVSYVGFETQQRNNVTLKNGATITFAVKLVKSTSTLNDIVVIGYGTAKRKNVVGSFNVVTVKEAGSTTATNPSQLLIGKAAGVQVVQSGGPGADAQILIRGTGTFTDVNPLYVVDGIQGTKNLFNSLNTQDIENITILKDASSTAIYGSAAANGVVIITTKKGKLGPPRLTLSSQWGISKAWKQLDLLKARDYVSVLQDLAASKNSVLPAKFSTDAVMHDSTDWQKAVFRNALVNENDLNIIGAGERVTYSVSATYITQQSILQHAVNKRLQARASLEENFGRFRFTQNVMFRQYIGQGYNANLQNALQYAPYKPIKDPFIQGGYSIVSTALDFSSIDNPYQEIYLKQQTSNSMSFFPQLSGEVRLIDGLRFRSQFAGEVNSTRSTTYQPQYQSSNYLNQARQSGLNFTQNSYYMWENYFSYDKQLGTMHSISLTAGESYIDPGRSYASGIRGTGQPNDNITGVTVAPNQAVTTSYDNYSRPSLISYYGRASYTYNDRYTVSGSYRRDGASNFGANNRWGNFAAAGASWRFSAEDFIKRSFPALSEGKLRIGWGQTGNNNIPNFLNTSKIYQGSPTGALVYSLGATESFISGVTLVTVSNPDLKWEQTAQTDVGLDLSFFRNRLSVVADWYDRKSTGLLVTTFLPSSVGVSPTGNQPKKTLNAASVDNKGVELMIGYHDKITEDFGFNVSVNGSVNTNKVLSLGAQFNAPIQGGAFGPVPATTYTAAGSVIGSFYGYRVDHVAKDADEIAALDAQAAKQSGTPGTKYQDGLLPGDFIYKDLNHDGVVNAKDQEILGNPIPKYVYGINAGVTYKAFDLNVVLSGISGMKLLNGMKLYTQAMQVGHNATTAIMDHWRNPGDVAALPRLGQSATGSGNLRPSDWWLENGAYLRVRNITLGYNAPASLLTHVSKGTVKSFRVYVAAQNLFTVTRYTGYDPEVVGSDLLFNRGIDLGQIPQPRTFLAGVQVGF; via the coding sequence ATGAAAGTTATTTTCCGATTAACATTTGTCATGTTGTGGGGGCTCATTCCCCTGCTATCCACGGCACAGCAGGCACGGCCCCAGGTGAGCGGCACCGTGCGCGATGACCTGGGTGAAGTGTTGCCGAATGCATCCGTGGTGGCACTGAATGAAAAAACAAAGTACAGCGCCGGTGTGCGCACAGACACCAATGGCGTATTCCGTTTTTCAGGACTGCCGGAAGAAGGGCATTACACCTTCAGCGTGTCTTACGTAGGGTTTGAAACACAGCAGCGAAACAACGTAACCCTGAAGAATGGCGCTACTATTACGTTTGCGGTGAAGCTGGTAAAATCCACCAGTACCCTCAATGATATCGTGGTGATAGGCTACGGTACTGCAAAAAGAAAGAACGTAGTAGGCTCCTTTAACGTGGTGACGGTAAAGGAAGCAGGTAGCACAACTGCTACTAATCCCTCCCAACTGCTCATCGGCAAGGCGGCAGGCGTGCAGGTAGTACAAAGTGGTGGCCCCGGTGCGGATGCACAGATCCTGATCCGTGGTACCGGTACCTTTACCGACGTAAACCCGCTCTACGTGGTAGACGGGATACAGGGCACCAAGAATTTATTCAACAGCCTCAACACCCAGGATATTGAAAACATCACCATTCTCAAAGATGCTTCCTCCACTGCCATCTATGGCTCTGCGGCGGCAAATGGGGTGGTGATCATCACCACTAAAAAAGGCAAGCTGGGCCCACCCAGGCTGACCCTCAGTTCGCAGTGGGGTATTTCCAAAGCCTGGAAACAACTGGACCTGCTGAAGGCCAGGGATTATGTAAGCGTGCTGCAGGACCTGGCCGCCAGCAAGAACAGCGTGTTGCCTGCCAAATTCAGCACAGACGCGGTGATGCACGATAGCACCGACTGGCAGAAGGCCGTGTTCCGCAACGCGCTGGTAAATGAAAATGACCTCAACATCATCGGGGCAGGAGAGCGGGTCACTTATTCCGTATCTGCCACTTACATCACCCAGCAATCCATCCTGCAACACGCAGTGAACAAGCGCCTGCAGGCAAGGGCCAGCCTGGAAGAGAACTTTGGCCGCTTCCGTTTTACGCAGAACGTGATGTTCCGCCAGTACATTGGCCAGGGTTACAATGCCAACCTGCAGAATGCCCTGCAATATGCACCTTACAAACCCATTAAGGATCCTTTCATCCAGGGTGGCTACTCCATTGTGAGCACCGCATTGGATTTCAGTAGCATTGATAATCCTTACCAGGAAATTTACCTGAAGCAGCAAACGTCTAACTCCATGTCTTTCTTCCCCCAGCTGAGCGGAGAAGTAAGGCTGATAGACGGGCTGCGCTTCCGCTCACAGTTTGCCGGGGAGGTGAACTCCACCCGCAGCACTACTTACCAGCCCCAGTATCAAAGTTCCAACTACCTGAACCAGGCCCGCCAATCGGGGTTGAACTTCACCCAGAACAGCTACTACATGTGGGAGAACTATTTTTCTTATGATAAGCAATTGGGTACCATGCATAGCATATCCCTCACCGCAGGGGAGAGCTACATAGACCCGGGAAGGTCCTATGCCTCCGGCATCCGTGGTACCGGCCAGCCCAATGATAATATCACCGGCGTTACGGTAGCGCCTAACCAGGCGGTGACCACCTCCTACGACAACTATTCACGGCCTTCCCTGATCTCTTACTACGGCCGTGCAAGCTATACGTATAACGACCGTTATACCGTTTCAGGCAGCTACCGCCGCGATGGTGCGTCAAACTTTGGTGCCAATAACCGCTGGGGTAACTTTGCCGCCGCCGGTGCCTCCTGGCGCTTCTCCGCGGAAGACTTCATCAAGCGCAGTTTTCCCGCATTGTCTGAAGGCAAGCTGCGCATAGGCTGGGGACAAACCGGTAATAACAATATCCCCAACTTCCTGAATACGTCTAAGATCTACCAGGGCTCGCCCACCGGTGCCCTGGTGTATTCCCTGGGTGCTACAGAGTCGTTTATTTCCGGTGTTACCCTGGTCACAGTAAGTAATCCTGACTTAAAGTGGGAGCAGACCGCGCAAACAGATGTAGGCCTGGACCTGTCATTCTTCAGGAACCGCCTGAGCGTTGTGGCAGACTGGTACGACCGTAAAAGTACCGGCCTGCTGGTGACCACCTTCCTGCCTTCCAGCGTGGGCGTGAGCCCCACGGGCAACCAGCCGAAGAAGACCCTGAATGCCGCCAGCGTGGATAATAAAGGCGTGGAACTGATGATCGGTTACCATGATAAGATCACCGAAGATTTTGGATTCAATGTCAGTGTGAACGGGTCTGTGAATACTAACAAAGTGCTCTCCCTTGGTGCGCAGTTCAATGCGCCCATCCAGGGCGGTGCGTTCGGCCCGGTGCCGGCTACTACTTACACTGCAGCCGGCAGTGTGATCGGGTCTTTCTATGGCTACCGCGTAGACCACGTGGCAAAGGATGCAGATGAAATTGCCGCGCTGGATGCACAGGCAGCCAAGCAGTCCGGTACGCCCGGCACCAAATACCAGGATGGATTGCTGCCAGGGGATTTCATTTACAAAGATCTGAACCACGATGGAGTGGTGAACGCCAAAGACCAGGAGATCCTGGGCAATCCCATTCCCAAATATGTATACGGCATTAACGCCGGCGTTACCTACAAAGCGTTTGACCTGAACGTAGTGCTCTCCGGTATCAGTGGTATGAAACTGCTGAACGGGATGAAGCTTTATACACAAGCTATGCAGGTAGGGCACAATGCCACTACCGCCATCATGGACCACTGGCGCAACCCCGGTGATGTAGCCGCTTTACCCCGCCTGGGCCAGAGCGCTACCGGCAGCGGTAACCTGCGTCCGTCCGACTGGTGGCTGGAAAACGGTGCTTACCTGCGCGTGCGCAATATCACCCTGGGCTACAATGCGCCGGCCAGCCTGCTTACCCATGTTTCCAAAGGCACTGTGAAATCTTTCCGCGTGTACGTTGCAGCACAAAACCTCTTTACGGTGACCAGATACACCGGCTATGACCCGGAAGTGGTGGGTAGTGACCTGTTGTTCAACCGCGGCATAGACCTGGGGCAGATCCCGCAGCCACGCACGTTCCTGGCTGGTGTACAAGTGGGTTTTTAA
- a CDS encoding sigma-70 family RNA polymerase sigma factor codes for MIAALKEDNLLAFNEVYYAYHKKIYHFILRKTKSSFLAEEVTQLTFIKCWNYRASLDENLGIDIQLFRIARTTLVDQLRKTTAYQEKVIHVVNSYLIPQDELWNRMAEKELQQQLAKAMEEMPPMRRKVFEMSRFKGMSYQQIAHELSLSSRTVEAHIFQATRQLRHYLGPLLLAWWIGNH; via the coding sequence ATGATAGCCGCCTTGAAGGAAGACAACCTCCTTGCATTCAACGAGGTGTACTACGCATATCATAAAAAGATATACCACTTCATCCTCCGTAAAACAAAATCCTCCTTCCTTGCCGAGGAAGTTACGCAATTGACCTTCATCAAATGCTGGAACTACCGTGCAAGCCTCGACGAAAACCTTGGCATTGACATACAACTTTTCAGAATAGCCCGCACTACCCTGGTAGACCAGCTCCGCAAAACCACCGCCTACCAGGAAAAAGTGATCCACGTGGTAAACAGCTACCTCATTCCCCAGGACGAGCTTTGGAACCGCATGGCCGAAAAAGAACTGCAGCAGCAACTGGCCAAAGCGATGGAAGAAATGCCCCCCATGCGGCGCAAAGTGTTTGAAATGAGCCGCTTTAAAGGCATGAGCTACCAGCAGATCGCGCATGAACTATCCTTGTCATCCCGCACCGTGGAAGCCCATATTTTCCAGGCCACCCGCCAGTTGCGCCACTACCTGGGGCCTTTGCTCCTGGCATGGTGGATCGGCAACCATTAA